The genomic region CATTGAGGCGCTGTCTGACAATCACACCAACTTAGTCATTATTGAACAAGCGCCACTCTACACCGAAGGCAAGGTGGTCGGGCAGGGCTGGAATGGAATGCTAATCTTGCGTGAAGGGGACAAACCTGTCGGCTGGATTGCGATGGATAACTATATTCACCGCTCTCCAATCACCAATTATCAAAAGCAGATGCTTGAGTCCTTCGGCTCTCTACTCTCTCAGATATATATTCGTAAACGTCAAGAGCAGAATATACGCATGCTGCATTCGAGTATGGTTGAGCTGTCTCGATGCGATAGCGTCAGTGAAGTATGTAAGTCCGCCGTTAGTTTTGCGATTCAACATCTAGGTATCGATCGACTGGCAGTTTTCCTAACAGACAAAAAGTGCAGTTACATGCAAGGTACTTGGGGTACTGACATCAAAGGCGATATTGTCGATGAGTCTTATTATCGCTCGGAGCTGGTGGAACGTGACATTGTCGCGGCAGCACGTGCTTGCCCGAATCAAGTCGCGTTTGAAGAGTCGGTCCCTATTTACCACGATTTCAATATTGTCGGTGTTGGTTGGACGGCCATGACCATGCTCACCACAAACACGGGTGAGCCGATTGCGTTTATCGCTGCCGATAACTTGCTAACTCGTAGCCCACTAACCTCACAGCTTCGTGAGGTAATACGTATCTTTGCTTCAAGCCTTGCTGAGGTACTGCAAAGAACCATGGCTCAAGAGGAGCTTAAAAAACTTAATGAAACTCTGGAGCAAGAAGTCAGCAAGCGTACTCAAGAGCTCGAACGAGCCAATGAACAGTTAGATATCATTTCTAAGCTGGATCCACTGACACGCCTTGGAAACCGCCGTATGTTGTCGCAGGTTTTAGAAGACTTGAATTGCGACGACCAAGGTGCGTTTGCCTCACAACACGAAATCACATTTGGGTTGATTCTCGTCGACCTTGATCACTTTGGTTTGTATAACAGTGTCTATGGTCATACTGAAGGGGATGCAGCGTTGAGGACGGTCGGCGAGATACTGAATGCTCATGTTCACAATGACAAAGAAACCTTCTGTCGGATTGGTGGAGAGGAGTTTATGTTGTTGATGATTGGCACGAATCATTCAGAGACAAAGCAACGCGCAGAGTCGATTAGAAAATGCATTGAAGAGGCAAAAATCCTCCATTGTGAAAGTAGTACCAGCCCTTATTTAACCGCATCCGTGGGTTATGCCTCGATAACTTCTGACCAGCACCAATTCGATTTTGATCTGTTGTATGGCAAGGCAGATAAAGCCTTATATCAAGCCAAAGACTCAGGGCGAAATCGAATTGTTTCTGCATTAAAACGCAAAAAAGTTACAGCCTCTCTTTCTTAAAATAAAGGCCGCTGATCTCCATATGATTAACGGCCTTTGTGCTTTACTGTTCTTGATGAGCAGTGTCGACTACAGCTTTTCTAGCGAGCTTCTATCCTTTTTACTAGCGACTCTCTTGGGATTTTTCACCGTTTTGATTGCCAGCTCAGGACTCCATGTTTGGGCTGATGCACCGGCTTCACCGTAAAGGCTTTGGTTTAGCTTAGTAAATTCGGTTTCAACGGTTTGCAACGCCTCATCACTTAGATCTGCATTTTCAGATTTCCATCGCTCAAACAAGGTTCTGAACATCACACCATCGTGCGCCTTTAGAGCGTTGACTAGCGCCTCTTCGGTATTGGAAGTTCTTTGTTCTGGGCGTTTCGATTGTGTGATTTTTCCACGGCGTGACCAGAAGTAGAATGCCATTGCTGAGCTGATTAGCCACAAAGCAGCGAATAGGGCGGTGAGATAAGGCCAGAAACCAGGGTTATCGACATTAATTACCGTTGGTGCTGTTTGTTGGAGCGGCGCGCTAGCAACTGGAGGTGCGCTTGATACAACACGATCACTTGCTGTTACTGCTAGCTCTAGGCCCAGAGCTTTACTGGTTTGTTCTGATTGAGCATCAGTATTGAACCAAGCTTGGGAAACATCAGGAAGCGAGATCTTTCCTGCTTCTTTTGGGATTAGAACCTGTTTGTACACCACAACCGCATCGCCGGACTGTGTG from Vibrio gigantis harbors:
- a CDS encoding sensor domain-containing diguanylate cyclase, with translation MPVKAFAKQISATRDHRLLAESLFDYLAKMLAPKGIGIFSEPIPESDSLPLFCYGELTSLENYPSTFWPWVAQFDTADGVLPMAINTCKWEHMKVLGGESFIMMLDNAPACRTYLIVQNCNVEKINQTFDQDLDALQLAAARWQCIRAEKNAALEIKHRDTREAQYLDEIKLRELFVDNMKLVHQVALDLSNPDTLDALYKASVEAVRDRLGFDRAIFMLLDMKKRCFSGTYGTDETGKTNSEHHTQYDLHQLEAEYIEALSDNHTNLVIIEQAPLYTEGKVVGQGWNGMLILREGDKPVGWIAMDNYIHRSPITNYQKQMLESFGSLLSQIYIRKRQEQNIRMLHSSMVELSRCDSVSEVCKSAVSFAIQHLGIDRLAVFLTDKKCSYMQGTWGTDIKGDIVDESYYRSELVERDIVAAARACPNQVAFEESVPIYHDFNIVGVGWTAMTMLTTNTGEPIAFIAADNLLTRSPLTSQLREVIRIFASSLAEVLQRTMAQEELKKLNETLEQEVSKRTQELERANEQLDIISKLDPLTRLGNRRMLSQVLEDLNCDDQGAFASQHEITFGLILVDLDHFGLYNSVYGHTEGDAALRTVGEILNAHVHNDKETFCRIGGEEFMLLMIGTNHSETKQRAESIRKCIEEAKILHCESSTSPYLTASVGYASITSDQHQFDFDLLYGKADKALYQAKDSGRNRIVSALKRKKVTASLS